In one Hymenobacter sp. DG25B genomic region, the following are encoded:
- a CDS encoding RNA polymerase sigma factor — MPLTSTELASITEEQLVQRLRTRDESAMTVFYDKYGTALYGVILRIVKKEEEAEDVLQEALVKIWHSFLSYDTSKGRLFTWVLNICRNLAIDKIRSRQHRVGTRTQPLEDSPAQWQAAPTAFRPEHIGIQEITKQLNPEQKEIIDLLYFGGFTQSEVAEELNLPLGTVKTRARAAIKVLAKLIR; from the coding sequence GTGCCTTTAACCTCCACAGAATTAGCCTCCATCACCGAAGAGCAGCTGGTACAGCGGCTGCGGACCCGAGACGAGTCGGCCATGACGGTGTTCTACGATAAGTATGGCACCGCGCTTTATGGCGTCATCCTTCGTATTGTAAAAAAAGAAGAAGAGGCCGAGGACGTGCTGCAGGAAGCACTGGTTAAAATCTGGCATTCCTTTCTGAGCTACGATACGTCAAAGGGACGTCTGTTTACCTGGGTGCTGAACATTTGTCGGAATTTAGCTATCGACAAAATCCGCTCTCGTCAGCACCGCGTAGGTACTCGTACACAGCCGCTGGAAGACAGCCCGGCACAGTGGCAGGCCGCCCCCACGGCGTTCCGCCCTGAGCATATCGGGATACAGGAGATAACTAAACAGCTCAATCCGGAGCAAAAAGAGATTATCGACTTATTGTACTTCGGCGGTTTTACGCAAAGTGAAGTGGCAGAAGAACTCAATTTACCCCTCGGCACCGTTAAGACCCGCGCCCGGGCCGCCATCAAAGTACTCGCAAAACTGATTCGATAG